From the genome of Pueribacillus theae, one region includes:
- a CDS encoding Tn3 family transposase, with protein MKTDQLTHILHEYMQEGNQLDEDVLSELSPYLTFHVNRFGKYRLDSDSCPPDLEFDIPVSPFQLETVS; from the coding sequence ATGAAAACAGATCAGCTCACTCATATCCTTCATGAATATATGCAAGAAGGTAATCAATTGGATGAAGATGTGCTATCTGAACTTAGTCCATATCTTACATTTCATGTAAATCGTTTTGGAAAGTATCGGTTAGACTCTGATAGTTGTCCACCGGATCTTGAATTTGATATTCCTGTGTCTCCTTTTCAATTAGAAACGGTCAGTTAA
- a CDS encoding hydroxymethylglutaryl-CoA lyase: MIQICEVGPRDGIQNEKKILTTEQKVELISKLIDAGIKKFEAVSFVNPKVVPQMADAEEVMKLVPKVNGVTYAGLVLSRSGLERALETSVDALHVVTATSDEFNLKNSRRTVNQAVEELTKVAEEGVAAGKKVAAVLATAFGCPFEGNVPVERVIKAAEAFLQAGATELTLADTTGMANPAQVADVVKTFKNHFGDLDLGLHFHNTRGLGLANALAGYQAGVTRFDSSIAGLGGCPFAPKAVGNVCTEDMVHMFEQMGLETGTDLDKLIETALWMEEQMGRTLDGMMMKAGEA, translated from the coding sequence ATGATTCAAATTTGTGAAGTTGGACCGCGCGATGGTATACAAAATGAGAAAAAAATTTTAACAACAGAACAAAAAGTCGAGTTGATTTCCAAGTTAATAGATGCAGGGATTAAAAAGTTTGAAGCCGTTTCATTTGTAAATCCAAAGGTAGTCCCACAAATGGCAGATGCGGAAGAAGTTATGAAACTTGTACCAAAGGTGAATGGCGTAACTTATGCCGGGCTCGTTTTAAGCCGTTCTGGCCTTGAACGGGCACTGGAAACAAGTGTTGACGCCCTGCACGTCGTCACAGCAACAAGCGACGAATTTAATTTGAAAAATTCAAGAAGAACGGTTAATCAGGCAGTGGAAGAATTAACGAAAGTGGCTGAAGAAGGTGTGGCGGCAGGCAAAAAAGTTGCAGCTGTATTGGCAACTGCTTTTGGATGCCCTTTTGAAGGAAACGTTCCTGTTGAACGTGTAATAAAAGCGGCTGAAGCATTTCTTCAAGCCGGCGCAACAGAATTAACGTTGGCAGACACAACCGGTATGGCAAATCCGGCCCAAGTTGCCGATGTCGTTAAAACGTTTAAAAACCATTTCGGCGATCTTGATCTTGGTCTCCATTTTCATAACACAAGAGGCCTGGGCTTAGCAAACGCTTTAGCTGGCTACCAAGCTGGCGTTACCCGTTTTGATTCATCGATTGCAGGCCTTGGCGGCTGCCCGTTCGCGCCAAAAGCGGTTGGCAATGTTTGTACAGAAGATATGGTACACATGTTTGAACAAATGGGCCTTGAGACGGGTACGGATTTGGATAAGCTCATTGAGACAGCTTTATGGATGGAAGAACAAATGGGAAGAACGCTTGATGGAATGATGATGAAAGCCGGAGAGGCTTGA
- a CDS encoding GntR family transcriptional regulator, which translates to MEPYNLIKDAIITGKFEPGKRLTEEALAEEFNVSRTPIREAIKQLENDGLVTPLKRGVIVRTFTRNDISQIYDLRALLEGHVASEAAFHRTSEDLQKMEESNQLYKNAVDQYVDSDISSIKKILQANKQFHGAILAATRNEHLRFHLSKVVVLPLVFRSFYWYNERQLYRSYNVHNTILEAIRNQEFARAKIAMQEHVFSARDHVLEHLETHSID; encoded by the coding sequence ATGGAACCGTACAATCTAATTAAAGACGCAATCATCACAGGCAAGTTTGAACCCGGGAAAAGATTAACCGAAGAGGCGCTAGCCGAAGAATTCAATGTCAGCCGGACACCGATTCGCGAAGCAATTAAACAGTTGGAAAATGATGGCTTAGTCACTCCCCTTAAACGCGGGGTCATTGTTCGAACATTTACAAGAAATGATATTAGCCAAATCTATGATTTGCGGGCTCTATTAGAAGGCCACGTTGCGAGCGAAGCAGCTTTTCACCGCACAAGCGAAGACTTGCAAAAAATGGAAGAGTCTAATCAGCTCTATAAAAATGCTGTTGATCAATATGTTGATTCAGACATTTCCAGTATTAAAAAAATTCTTCAAGCCAATAAACAATTTCATGGAGCAATCCTAGCAGCTACGAGAAATGAACACTTACGTTTCCATTTGTCCAAGGTAGTTGTCCTTCCACTCGTTTTCCGATCGTTCTACTGGTACAATGAAAGGCAGCTTTACCGCTCATATAACGTTCATAACACAATCTTAGAAGCCATCCGCAATCAAGAGTTTGCACGAGCAAAAATCGCCATGCAAGAACATGTCTTTTCGGCAAGGGATCATGTGCTAGAGCATTTGGAAACTCATTCCATAGATTAA